CGGCCCTGCGCGTACGGCTCCTTGTGCTCGCGCAGCACCCGCAGCGCCAGCAGGAAGCCGACGATGCCCACCGGCAGGTTGATGTAGAAGATCCAGCGCCAGCTCGTGTACTCGACCAGGTAGCCGCCGAGCACCGGCCCGAGGATCGGCGCGAAGATCACGGGCACCGAGATCAGCGCCGAGGCCTTGGCCCGCTCCTCGCCGGGAAACTCGCGCGAGAGGATCGCCGTGCTCACCGGCGTCATCATGCCGCCGCCCATGCCCTGCAGGAAGCGGAAGGCGACCAGTTCCTCGATGCTGCGCGCCTGCCCGCACAGCGCCGAGCCGATGACAAACGTCGCCATCGCCAGCAAGAAGGTGCGTTTGGTGCCAAAGCGGTCGGAGAGAAAGCCCGCGCCGGGGATGAACAGCGCCAGGCTGAGCAGGTAGCCCGTCACCGTCCACTCGACGCTGGAGAGCGGGGCGTGGAAGTCGGCCTGCAGGCGGGGGATGGCGACGTTGACCGCGGTGCTGTCCAGGATGTCCATGAACAGCCCGAACATGAAGACGATCGCCACGAGCCATTTGTACTCAAGCCGGAAGAGCCGCGAACGCATCAGCCACCGTAACCGCGCCGCGCCGGCCCCGAGGGAGCCGGCCAGGATAGCACGCGAGATGGCGTGCGCCGGCGATCCAGGCGGGCACACGCTCGTCGGCATGTTACGCCGTCGTGTGGCGCAACAGGAACCACGCAGCACAGGTTTTCCTGCGATTTATCGCGGATCCTCCGCGGCTCCGCGGGTCGGCGCTCCGCGGAAGCCGAGGCGAGTACACGCCGCGCCGGTAG
This DNA window, taken from Dehalococcoidia bacterium, encodes the following:
- a CDS encoding MFS transporter; its protein translation is MRSRLFRLEYKWLVAIVFMFGLFMDILDSTAVNVAIPRLQADFHAPLSSVEWTVTGYLLSLALFIPGAGFLSDRFGTKRTFLLAMATFVIGSALCGQARSIEELVAFRFLQGMGGGMMTPVSTAILSREFPGEERAKASALISVPVIFAPILGPVLGGYLVEYTSWRWIFYINLPVGIVGFLLALRVLREHKEPYAQGR